GAAAACTCAAAGGACACATCAACCGGGGCAGGGATAGTTTTGTGGTGTGATACTGTTGGAGAAAGTTGTTTGGGGGAGAAAGGCCTAAGATCAGAAATCGTTGGAAAGATGGTTGCTGAAAAGTTATTGGAAGAACTTAAAAGTGGAATGGCTTTAGATAAATATATGGGAGACCAAATAATACCATTCTTAGCAATGGGAAAAGGTAGAGTTGGAATTTCAAAAATAACCAACCATACACGCACAAACATCCATGTTGTGGAAAATTTCTTTGATGTTAAATTTAAAATTGAGGAATATGATGAAAATGGTTGTAATGGCTATACGATTGAGATTTATGAGGGATAATATGTTTAGATATTTTGAAACTACTGCCGATATGGGAATTATTGCAGAAGGGGAAACTTTGGAGGAGGCATTTTCCAATGCTGCAAAGGGGTTATTTAATCTCATGGTTAATATAGAAAATGTTGAAAAAAAAGAAAAAAGAACCTTTGAAGTTTCTGCAGATGATTTATGTGATTTATTGTATGATTTTTTAACTGAACTTCTAATTTTGCATGATAGCGAGTTTTTAGTTTTTTCTGAGTTTGATGTAGAGATGGATAAAGAAGGGGAAATTTTTCATTTAAAGTGCATAGCATTTGGGGAAGAATTTGACAAAGAAAAACATGAGCCAAAAGAAGAAGTTAAAGCAATAACCTATCACAAGATGGAAATTAAGCATGAAGGGGATAAATGGGTAATTAAATTTATTGTTGATCTATAGTTATTGAATTACGCTTCCATAGACAACATGTATGCTTGATCTGCCCAATAATCCAAAATCTCCTTTATACTCCCTCTATTCTTTTTCATTCTCGCCATTTGTTTTAATACTTTGACGGTGTTTTTCATCTCTTCCTCAGTCATAAACGGGGCTTTTAAAAGTATTTCTATGGCTCTTTTATCAATTTCATCCATAGTATCCCTACCCTATTTATTATTATTTTTGAAATTAGTATTATCATATATATACTTTTCCATTCATGTTATTACTAAAATCTTTTTAGGGATGTTATTAGATATTTGTTCATAATATTTAAAATTTTCTTTATAATTTATAAAAATTTCTTTATTTAGAACTGGGGTATTATATAACTTTATGGGCTAATCTAAAAATCTATAAAAAGCGTTGGAATATAGAAACAAGATTTAGAATGTTTAAAGACCTAAAAATAAAAACGAAATCAGGACTTTAAAGGTTAGGTTGTTTCTATTTATACTTAGAGCGATAATCCATAACTTTTGGATTTGGATGAAACATAAAAACGAAATTCCTTATAATTTAAATTATAATTTAAAAGAATTTATTATATCAATTAACGACTTTGCAAACTTGTATTGCAAACCTTCCTTTGATTATGGTGGTAATACTCGGTTGTGTATATCTAATGCATATTCGGAGATACTGGTATATTAAAAACCTCAAATAAATTTGAATATTGCGATTCATTTTAAATTTAAGACGAATACAACATTTAGGTTTTTAGATGACATACTCTCCGCCCTAAAGGGCGGAGTTTCTTTAGGAGAGCAGAGGGTTTATAAGCCTCACCCTCCGCGGGTTGCCAAGCCCACTATCCCTACTCCTTTCGGGGTTCGGGACTACCTTAAATAAGATATTTCTTGCTCCATTAATATCAGCATTAATAACTATCCCACAATTCGAACAAACATATAAACCTCTGTATTTTCTATTTGATTTCTTTATTACTCCACAAACGCTACATTTTTGTGATGTATAACTTTCATTGATTAGTTCTACATCGATACCTAACTCCTCTACCTTGTAGGTTATCATTTTAACCAATTTTCCAAATGGTATTCTATGGAGTTGCTGGTTAACTCTATCTCCTATGTCTATTTTTGTTATTCCCTTGCTTAAATCACCTACAACAATCCTTGAAACGCTCTTTTCCTTCGCTAACTCTACAATCCATCTACTAATTTTATGCATGTAGTCTTTAACGTAATTCTTTTCCTTAACTGTCAACCTTGCTAATCTCTTGCAATTCTTTAATCCTTGGTTAGCAATCTCTGATACTATCGATGCTTTTTTCTTAGCAAACCACCTTAATTTAGACAACAAAATTCTGCCATCGAATATGAATGACTGTCTCTCATTCTGTATAACGACCGTCGCTAAATTTTTAACACCTAAATCAATAGCCATCAC
This sequence is a window from Methanotorris formicicus Mc-S-70. Protein-coding genes within it:
- a CDS encoding archease, whose amino-acid sequence is MFRYFETTADMGIIAEGETLEEAFSNAAKGLFNLMVNIENVEKKEKRTFEVSADDLCDLLYDFLTELLILHDSEFLVFSEFDVEMDKEGEIFHLKCIAFGEEFDKEKHEPKEEVKAITYHKMEIKHEGDKWVIKFIVDL